In Cyprinus carpio isolate SPL01 chromosome B16, ASM1834038v1, whole genome shotgun sequence, the following are encoded in one genomic region:
- the LOC109080862 gene encoding mdm2-binding protein: protein MDRYVLVVIINLEPKKEGSFNGVDETKKVFDNFKNISKSNLTRIPPFPACSLSGSPGPQRWYFAIQASYGTTQWCSSEWEELCSQRSDSEESEPSALDTCIAALQEQEEQNVLTENPSHAELFEEAAEGLHQLADKLPPPGKSLLDVIVLCVDEEAGLKDMLPVIGSLKHLRAWHSARMIMVTEHKAGWQKAAMYLDGSLCSPSVIDSSVDGREIWRGGLHIREKKFVSELKFEGFCLRAQRRNRWSDTLYPHTDPQCHTDHKLQHEVFQCYQPVLELIQLVRVKDLPILLHSSAEFELGLTSKSVKAKLLLDQLCTLRGEVGALFSLSCVISSETFPAASQLSSCKWRDFMSKRPKDIPVPDVEVKGERGCYLFLVQGAESGGCTARMIHTANQINGSAALATLNALIREKVSPSSGSSTADWLRSLPCLRGEQFLQRERKLAKVQTLVLKECCRRREEAQKSAAIPMNELKALLNLAREQYLQMHDSTLSRVSERMCLEKGNRTSSSNTSDVKRCARTEWPERSVLQNYENIQRARQRSRCRLFSSGSSESLMGPKDSQRGSSTLLDARELLKHFTPDGLPSGELQPLPVLRGEHAFQLSPDLTPRKVTKLPFSKAARSHYHGIEFCLDERMALERDRGFVKLQSRLIRYETQSTCCKEPCPVPFALSPAPSPAVLSEPGSVPDGEALHSEPSRLKRRSRETDLQPHKRLCKSESSGSLGAGGTHPAVGALRQQAAHSRSSSGLARRSASVADPSPSQKPSQTQTESRSQKHNRMLREVVAKTLNKHGISSEHKCFEACSQRLFDISKFYLKDLKTSRGLHEEMKKAASNNAKQVVDWVVEKSSKR from the exons TGGTGCAGCTCAGAGTGGGAGGAACTGTGTTCCCAGCGCAGTGACAGTGAGGAATCAGAGCCGTCTGCTTTAGACACCTGCATTGCTGCCCTTCAGGAGCAAGAGGAACAGAACGTGCTCACAGAGAACCCGTCCCATGCAGA ACTCTTTGAAGAGGCTGCTGAAGGTCTTCATCAGTTAGCAGATAAACTTCCTCCTCCAg GGAAGTCTTTGCTCGATGTGATTGTTCTGTGTGTGGATGAGGAGGCGGGGTTGAAGGATATGTTGCCTGTGATTGGCTCTTTGAAGCACTTGAGGGCATGGCATTCGGCACGGATGATCATGGTCACTGAACACAAAGCAGG GTGGCAGAAAGCAGCCATGTACCTAGATGGCAGCTTATGTTCTCCATCAGTGATTGACAGCTCTGTGGATGGGAGAGAGATTTGGAGAGGTGGACTTCACATTAGAGAGAAAAAG TTTGTCTCGGAGCTGAAGTTTGAGGGTTTCTGTTTGAGAGCTCAGAGGAGAAATCGCTGGAGTGATACACTGTATCCTCACACAGACCCACAGTGCCACACTGATCATAAACTACAGCATGAG gtaTTTCAGTGTTACCAGCCTGTGTTGGAACTGATTCAGCTGGTCAGAGTCAAAGATCTCCCGATTCTTCTCCATTCCAGTGCAGAGTTTGAACT TGGTTTGACTTCTAAATCTGTCAAAGCCAAGCTACTCTTGGACCAACTGTGCACACTGCGTGGAGAG GTGGGAGCTTTGTTTTCTCTGTCCTGTGTGATAAGCTCGGAGACTTTCCCAGCAGCCTCCCAGCTCAGCTCCTGCAAATGGAGAGACTTCATGTCCAAACGCCCCAAGGACATACCTG TGCCTGATGTGGAGGTAAAAGGTGAAAGAGGCTGCTACCTCTTCTTGGTGCAGGGGGCGGAGTCAGGAGGCTGCACAGCACGAATGATACACACAGCCAATCAGATCAATGGATCTGCTGCCCTGGCAACGCTTAATGCCCTCATTAGGGAAAAAGTTTCACCTTCCTCAG GGAGCAGCACTGCTGACTGGCTACGGTCCCTGCCGTGTCTCCGTGGAGAGCAGTTCTTGCAAAGGGAGAGAAAGCTGGCCAAGGTGCAGACTCTGGTCCTCAAGGAATGCTGCC GGCGAAGAGAGGAGGCCCAGAAGTCTGCTGCCATTCCCATGAATGAACTGAAGGCTCTGCTGAATCTGGCCAGAGAGCAGTACCTTCAAATGCATGACTCCACTCTGTCTAGAGTGTCTGAACGCATGTGCCTGGAGAAAGGGAACCGGACTTCCTCTTCTAACACTAGTG ATGTGAAACGTTGTGCTCGCACAGAATGGCCAGAGAGGAGTGTCCTACAAAACTACGAGAACATACAGAGAGCCCGACAAAGATCCAG GTGCAGACTGTTCAGCAGTGGTTCCTCTGAGAGTCTGATGGGGCCTAAAGATAGCCAGAGGGGAAGTTCTACACTGCTGGATGCCAGAGAACTGCTCAAACACTTCACCCCTGATGGACTGCCTAGTGGTGAACTACAGCCGCTGCCAGTGCTTAGAGG tgAACATGCATTTCAGTTGTCTCCTGACCTCACACCCAGGAAGGTGACCAAGCTTCCTTTCTCAAAAGCCGCCCGGTCCCACTACCATGGAataga GTTCTGTCTGGATGAGCGTATGGCCCTTGAGCGAGACCGTGGCTTTGTGAAGCTGCAGTCTCGTCTAATAAGATATGAGACCCAGAGTACATGCTGTAAGGAGCCCTGCCCTGTGCCATTCGCCCTCAGTCCTGCACCCTCCCCAGCCGTGCTGTCTGAACCGGGCAGTGTGCCCGACGGTGAAGCTCTGCACAGTGAGCCGTCCCGGCTCAAACGCCGCTCCCGCGAAACAGACCTCCAGCCACACAAGAG GTTGTGTAAATCGGAGAGCTCTGGATCTCTCGGTGCAGGTGGTACTCACCCAGCAGTGGGGGCTCTGCGGCAGCAAGCAGCCCATTCCCGTTCCAGCTCAGGTCTGGCCAGACGATCTGCTTCGGTTGCCGACCCCTCGCCCAGTCAAAAACCCAGCCAGACCCAGACCGAGTCCCGCTCCCAGAAACACAACAGG ATGCTGAGGGAGGTGGTTGCTAAGACGCTTAATAAACACGGGATCAGCAGCGAGCACAAGTGCTTTGAAGCCTGTAGTCAAAGACTGTTTGACATATCAAAGTTTTATCTGAAG GATCTGAAAACCTCACGTGGCCTTCATGAGGAAATGAAGAAAGCAGCCAGTAACAACGCCAAACAG GTGGTTGATTGGGTTGTGGAGAAATCATCTAAAAGATGA